Proteins from a genomic interval of Paenibacillus lentus:
- a CDS encoding ABC transporter ATP-binding protein produces MNIIELNNLTKNYNGVPAVKQLNLVVPEGQVFAFLGSNGAGKTTTMKMMTGQMKPTEGKVLFYGRDIWSDREARKLAGYVPDVPLLHEGLTGREMLRFVGALYGKTTDLQQQVDKILNQLELEDKADQLIKEYSLGMKRKISIGCSLIHQPKILLLDEVTNGLDPKATREVKDYILSFAKRDGGTVFLTTHVLSIVEELADQIIILDKGVIKMSGSLDELREMRGRNESRLEDIFLSAVE; encoded by the coding sequence GTGAATATCATTGAACTAAATAATCTGACTAAAAATTATAATGGCGTTCCTGCTGTCAAGCAGTTGAATCTTGTAGTTCCCGAGGGACAAGTTTTTGCGTTCCTCGGGAGTAATGGAGCAGGAAAAACAACGACCATGAAAATGATGACTGGACAAATGAAACCGACGGAGGGAAAAGTCTTATTTTACGGCCGTGACATTTGGAGCGACCGCGAAGCTCGGAAGCTAGCAGGCTATGTGCCGGACGTCCCGCTTTTGCACGAAGGATTAACGGGGAGAGAGATGCTTCGTTTTGTCGGAGCATTATATGGAAAGACCACAGATTTACAACAGCAGGTTGATAAAATACTTAACCAGCTTGAACTGGAGGATAAAGCTGACCAGTTGATTAAAGAATATTCCCTCGGCATGAAACGGAAGATTTCAATTGGCTGTTCGTTAATTCATCAACCTAAAATATTGCTGCTTGATGAAGTAACCAATGGTCTTGATCCAAAGGCAACTCGTGAAGTAAAGGATTATATTCTTTCATTTGCCAAACGTGATGGGGGAACGGTCTTTTTAACAACACATGTCCTAAGTATTGTCGAAGAACTAGCGGATCAGATCATTATTTTGGACAAAGGCGTTATTAAAATGTCTGGAAGTTTGGATGAACTGAGAGAAATGAGAGGGCGAAACGAGAGCCGCCTAGAAGACATTTTTCTATCCGCAGTTGAGTAG
- a CDS encoding SDR family NAD(P)-dependent oxidoreductase → MHSKKHIRLISDIEKTLKKTKFIKEFRVTAEENLKGNQVLHVKDWLPTASHLERGEANFQSAKQKNPIDRLDDSLPWAISHGEPIKGSNDTTVPINLSDMLIQAAAQSDTGIMYILEDGSEQYISYPELLADAKRILRGLRELGLKPQDKVIFQFNKNENFVPAFWACVLGGFISVPVGTALSYQEHNADTAKLLNIWKMLNRPVILTDASSVDDVTNLKKLWSVDELVIAAAENLREHGEEQDLYVYDEDDYVLFLFTSGSTGKPKCVRHKNRSIVSRTIATVQMHAFQSEEVLLNWMPLEHVGGLVMYHILGVNLGCKQLLPRIDSFISQPLNWLKWMDAYQVTLTWAPNFAFSLINELEADLKQGQWDLSSVRHILNGGEAIVPKTAKQFLNLLRKFKLRDDCIFPSFGMSETSSGIVYSHRFRSAPKDGVHYVDKLSFHKRLRFGEQEETGVMCFTEVGGPLPGVSIRITDDMCQLVKEQHIGRVQVSGPTIMAGYDQNPEANEEAFTKDGWFDTGDLGFIKDGKLTITGRQKDIIIVNGNNFYNYEIEAIVGDVYGVLPTYAAAVPLTDPMTGMEELILFFSPADDKDLDYISNIIMQIRRVVSTSLGINPKYIIPVKRENFSRTESGKIQRNAFAERFNRGEFEDILRLLEVKREEDMTLPEWFYTREWSASPSPENSLPSGTCLIFNDSFGLGLAWASQIKRISDVIIVDEGQRFEKKAPHHYIINPKLSQDYNMLMEHLSLDHLHIDHVFHLWAFQQDNQQKRNELENLKEAQFKGSYSLLNLMQALNEHGVLPSTMTVIAPNASWFRHGDEPFFENATLPGLVKTLGYEYPQMTSTFIDIDGSSPLAQLVEIISKEWQQLDSSIVMYRQDQRYVPKLRKLKANQQYTGQMPLIRGGMYLITGGLGGVGALIAQYLIEHHDANIVIIGKTSLDEKHQANEHYADRRRTLERLQELGTRTNQVIYAQADVSSWSNLNAVLQQAFVMMNTDQINGMIHLAGIYEERLMTEQSVEFLDFMYETKVWGTYNMARLLEQYPDAMLVTSSSTSSIASGYGISAYSSANTFVEWFTEYLADKYKHVYCLAWSLWSQIGLGKQFNNMQEMLHKRGHIPITSSKGMYSFEFSLSLGEPLVYIGLDQASPDIVLLSKEAVETEILITVEFTTHDSDSSLSELYDSIRMSRGYMAEEDITLKLRHLGSLDEGRQLAISETKEEGQGIEKQLVHLLSALVQQEHVNAHDNFFDVGGNSLKAARLLSNIQSSYGVSISLRDFMENPTMSGLASRIRTAGNHLVTEQNSSAHPDSPARTKHNDRHLELTPSQLGQWILHQANPSSPCYNITFTLRFDGMLDISTLLKSVEALVKNQDALRMLIKLEGDHPRISIENNVVIGIPVTDLSALDPGIQEEHLAELIRAEANKPFNLTQDALSRFTMIKLSDYRHVLLGSMHHIISDGWSVHVLTEEIIRYYTELNEGNIPEPKGQIMSYGDFIEGQRSWFENSNAPYTEQLGYWKKALAIDVPPISLPLNYTRPPVQTYNGTILEYETGEKLASKISDACRCTKTSKYMFLLTIFATLLYRYSGQDRLRIGTVMANRNWPYSDEWIGYLANTLALDIGFTGAPTFDELLTQVKNVVLEAHEHQSIPLEIILRELKIKPDAARSPLFQVVFTVQNAQQSIYNMKQGTARLHIEANMTSKYDLSLHVYETEEDLQLRLEYNTDLFTEQTMQAFLEHYINMAESAADYCRSVPQSN, encoded by the coding sequence ATGCATTCAAAAAAACATATACGCCTGATTTCTGATATTGAAAAAACATTGAAAAAAACAAAATTCATCAAAGAATTCCGAGTTACTGCAGAAGAAAATCTTAAGGGGAACCAGGTCCTTCATGTTAAGGACTGGCTCCCCACGGCTAGTCATCTTGAAAGGGGCGAGGCCAATTTTCAGAGTGCCAAGCAGAAGAACCCGATCGATAGATTAGATGATTCTTTGCCGTGGGCAATCAGTCATGGTGAACCCATCAAAGGCAGCAATGACACCACCGTTCCTATAAATTTATCTGACATGCTTATTCAAGCAGCCGCACAGTCGGATACTGGGATTATGTATATTTTAGAAGATGGGTCAGAGCAATACATCAGTTACCCCGAGCTGCTGGCAGACGCCAAACGGATCCTTCGTGGTCTCAGGGAATTAGGCTTGAAGCCTCAGGATAAAGTCATCTTTCAATTTAACAAAAATGAGAATTTTGTTCCTGCTTTTTGGGCATGTGTATTGGGTGGTTTTATCTCCGTACCGGTTGGTACGGCGTTGTCCTATCAAGAACACAATGCGGACACTGCAAAGCTGCTCAACATTTGGAAGATGCTCAACCGTCCTGTGATTTTAACGGATGCGTCTAGTGTGGATGATGTGACGAATTTAAAGAAATTATGGTCGGTCGATGAATTAGTAATTGCAGCGGCTGAAAATTTAAGGGAGCACGGCGAGGAACAGGATCTGTATGTATATGATGAAGATGATTATGTATTGTTTCTGTTTACCTCAGGCAGTACCGGGAAGCCGAAGTGCGTCCGTCATAAAAACCGCAGCATTGTTTCGCGTACAATAGCAACCGTACAGATGCATGCGTTTCAGTCTGAAGAGGTGTTACTAAACTGGATGCCTTTAGAGCATGTAGGCGGTCTAGTCATGTATCATATTCTAGGGGTAAATCTTGGCTGTAAACAATTGTTGCCGAGGATCGATTCTTTCATCTCTCAGCCGTTAAACTGGTTGAAATGGATGGATGCCTATCAAGTTACATTGACTTGGGCACCTAACTTTGCATTTTCATTAATTAACGAACTGGAAGCTGATTTGAAGCAAGGTCAATGGGATTTGTCTAGTGTCAGACATATTTTGAACGGTGGAGAAGCGATTGTACCCAAAACAGCGAAGCAGTTTCTAAACTTATTGAGAAAATTTAAGCTGCGTGATGATTGTATTTTCCCATCATTCGGTATGTCCGAAACATCTTCAGGGATTGTGTATTCCCATCGTTTTCGGAGTGCCCCCAAGGATGGAGTTCATTATGTCGATAAGTTATCCTTTCATAAAAGATTGCGATTTGGCGAACAGGAAGAGACCGGGGTTATGTGCTTTACTGAGGTGGGAGGGCCGTTACCGGGAGTCAGCATTCGGATTACAGACGATATGTGTCAACTAGTGAAGGAGCAGCATATCGGCAGAGTCCAAGTATCAGGTCCTACGATTATGGCGGGTTATGATCAGAATCCCGAAGCTAATGAGGAGGCCTTCACGAAGGATGGCTGGTTTGATACGGGAGATCTTGGTTTTATTAAAGATGGAAAATTGACCATTACAGGCCGTCAGAAAGACATCATCATCGTAAATGGGAACAATTTCTATAATTACGAAATCGAGGCTATTGTCGGGGATGTTTATGGCGTGCTTCCCACTTATGCGGCCGCTGTTCCACTTACGGACCCTATGACTGGCATGGAAGAGCTGATTTTGTTTTTTAGCCCGGCGGATGACAAGGATTTGGATTATATCTCAAACATTATTATGCAAATCAGAAGAGTTGTAAGCACGAGTCTAGGTATTAATCCGAAGTATATTATTCCGGTGAAGAGAGAGAATTTTTCGAGAACTGAATCAGGCAAAATACAGCGGAATGCCTTCGCGGAACGGTTCAACCGCGGAGAATTCGAGGATATTCTGAGACTTCTGGAAGTGAAACGAGAAGAGGATATGACTCTGCCTGAATGGTTTTATACTCGGGAATGGTCAGCTAGTCCATCTCCTGAGAACAGCTTGCCATCTGGCACCTGTCTTATTTTCAACGACAGCTTCGGATTGGGGCTGGCGTGGGCTTCCCAGATTAAGAGGATCAGTGACGTTATCATTGTGGATGAAGGACAGAGGTTTGAAAAGAAGGCTCCCCATCATTACATTATAAATCCAAAATTGTCACAGGATTATAATATGCTGATGGAACATCTTTCTTTGGATCATCTACATATTGACCACGTATTTCATCTGTGGGCATTCCAACAGGATAACCAGCAAAAGCGAAATGAACTGGAGAATTTAAAAGAAGCTCAGTTTAAGGGGAGCTACAGCTTGCTGAATTTGATGCAGGCTCTGAATGAACATGGAGTACTTCCGTCTACGATGACAGTCATTGCCCCTAATGCAAGCTGGTTCCGTCATGGCGATGAACCGTTTTTTGAGAATGCGACGCTTCCCGGATTAGTGAAAACTTTGGGGTATGAATACCCTCAAATGACTTCCACCTTCATTGATATAGATGGATCATCGCCCCTTGCACAATTGGTGGAGATCATAAGTAAGGAATGGCAGCAGTTGGATTCAAGCATTGTAATGTATCGTCAGGATCAGAGATATGTTCCAAAGCTCCGCAAATTAAAGGCAAATCAACAGTATACGGGCCAAATGCCATTGATACGCGGGGGAATGTATCTGATTACTGGTGGTTTAGGCGGGGTTGGTGCGTTAATAGCGCAATATCTTATAGAACACCACGACGCAAATATAGTGATCATTGGCAAAACCAGCCTTGACGAAAAGCATCAAGCGAATGAGCATTATGCAGATCGCCGGCGAACACTGGAGAGGCTTCAAGAACTAGGAACTAGGACGAATCAGGTAATTTACGCACAAGCAGATGTATCGTCATGGAGCAATTTAAATGCTGTTCTCCAACAAGCCTTTGTGATGATGAATACGGATCAAATCAATGGAATGATTCATTTGGCTGGGATCTATGAGGAGAGGCTGATGACCGAGCAATCGGTAGAGTTCTTGGATTTCATGTATGAAACAAAAGTATGGGGAACATATAATATGGCACGTCTTTTAGAACAGTACCCGGACGCCATGCTTGTAACAAGCTCTTCCACAAGTAGTATTGCTTCTGGATATGGCATCAGTGCGTATAGTTCTGCAAATACGTTCGTCGAATGGTTTACAGAATACTTGGCTGATAAATATAAGCATGTATATTGCTTAGCATGGAGTTTATGGAGTCAAATCGGTCTTGGTAAACAATTTAATAATATGCAGGAGATGCTGCACAAACGAGGTCATATTCCGATAACATCTTCAAAAGGGATGTATTCCTTTGAGTTTAGTCTTTCCTTAGGCGAGCCATTAGTCTATATAGGACTTGACCAAGCTTCACCGGATATTGTTTTGTTGAGCAAAGAGGCCGTAGAGACGGAAATATTAATTACAGTGGAGTTCACTACGCATGATTCTGACTCCTCTCTTTCTGAGTTGTATGATTCTATACGTATGTCCCGTGGATATATGGCGGAAGAGGATATTACGTTGAAGCTGCGACACTTGGGGAGTCTCGATGAAGGCAGACAATTGGCAATATCCGAGACTAAAGAGGAAGGACAGGGAATAGAGAAGCAATTGGTTCATCTGTTAAGTGCTCTTGTTCAACAGGAACATGTAAATGCTCATGACAATTTTTTTGATGTGGGGGGGAACTCTCTGAAGGCTGCCCGGCTGTTGTCTAACATACAATCCAGTTACGGTGTATCCATATCACTAAGAGACTTTATGGAGAACCCAACGATGAGCGGCCTAGCAAGTCGAATACGGACGGCAGGAAATCATTTGGTTACGGAACAGAATTCATCTGCACATCCTGATTCGCCAGCTCGAACGAAACATAATGACAGGCATCTTGAACTGACCCCGTCCCAGCTAGGACAATGGATTCTTCATCAAGCGAATCCGAGCAGCCCTTGTTACAACATCACCTTTACACTAAGATTCGATGGGATGCTGGATATTTCAACCTTATTAAAAAGCGTTGAAGCCTTGGTGAAAAACCAAGATGCGCTGCGTATGCTGATTAAATTAGAGGGCGATCATCCAAGGATCAGCATCGAGAATAACGTTGTGATTGGGATCCCTGTTACGGATCTCTCAGCCTTAGATCCAGGAATTCAGGAGGAGCATTTAGCTGAACTGATTCGTGCGGAAGCGAACAAGCCATTTAACTTGACTCAGGATGCCTTATCCCGTTTTACTATGATCAAACTTAGCGATTATCGGCATGTCCTGCTTGGTTCTATGCATCATATTATTTCTGATGGTTGGTCCGTTCATGTCCTTACCGAGGAAATCATTCGTTATTATACGGAACTCAACGAGGGGAACATCCCTGAACCGAAAGGGCAGATCATGTCATACGGTGATTTTATCGAGGGCCAGAGATCTTGGTTTGAAAATAGTAATGCTCCGTATACGGAACAGCTTGGTTACTGGAAGAAGGCACTTGCAATAGATGTACCTCCTATTTCATTGCCTCTAAACTATACACGCCCACCGGTACAAACCTACAATGGGACAATTCTCGAATATGAAACCGGGGAAAAGCTTGCTTCAAAAATAAGCGATGCCTGCCGCTGTACGAAGACATCGAAGTACATGTTTTTGTTAACCATATTTGCGACATTGCTATACAGATACTCGGGTCAAGACAGGTTGCGAATAGGCACAGTCATGGCGAATAGAAATTGGCCGTACTCCGATGAATGGATCGGCTACCTGGCCAACACGCTTGCTTTAGATATAGGCTTTACCGGGGCACCAACTTTTGATGAACTGCTGACTCAGGTTAAGAATGTGGTTTTGGAAGCGCATGAGCATCAGAGTATTCCACTGGAAATCATCCTGCGTGAATTAAAAATTAAGCCTGATGCAGCTCGCTCTCCGCTTTTCCAGGTAGTATTTACGGTACAAAATGCACAGCAATCCATTTATAACATGAAGCAAGGGACAGCACGGCTGCATATTGAAGCTAATATGACATCTAAATATGATTTAAGCCTGCATGTATATGAAACAGAGGAAGATCTTCAACTAAGGTTGGAGTATAATACGGATTTATTTACAGAACAAACGATGCAGGCGTTCTTAGAGCATTATATCAATATGGCGGAGTCAGCGGCGGATTATTGCCGTTCAGTTCCACAAAGCAACTAA
- a CDS encoding aldo/keto reductase: MEYTKLGNSDLTSSRIGLGTWAIGGFGWGGTDEAKSIKAIHRAFDEGINLVDTAPIYGFGLSEEICGKAIQQYGKRDQIIIADKAGVEWGEHGLYWCNASKQRIIAECEDSLRRLQTDYIDLYQLHYPEANLPVETAAEAFAQLLQEGKIRAIGVSNFSIEQIEAWRQVAPLHSSQNRLNVLQSEWLPSFEYCGNQGIGTLTWGTLAQGLLTGKFDESSTFPEDDLRHMYPLFTGEYFPQYLKAVHDLKQLAHSKGKNVAQLAVRWVLDQPGVSVALWGARDEYQLDDISGVMDWNLSKEDMNEIDRILKKAIHDPFVDPSLAPPTKKELQEMGYLE, encoded by the coding sequence ATGGAATATACCAAACTGGGGAATTCTGATTTAACTTCTTCTCGTATTGGGTTGGGAACGTGGGCTATTGGCGGCTTTGGCTGGGGAGGAACCGATGAGGCCAAATCAATTAAGGCCATTCATCGTGCTTTTGATGAGGGCATTAATCTTGTGGATACAGCACCAATTTACGGCTTTGGGTTATCCGAAGAAATTTGCGGTAAAGCGATCCAACAGTATGGTAAGAGAGATCAAATCATTATTGCTGACAAAGCTGGAGTGGAGTGGGGTGAGCATGGTTTGTATTGGTGCAATGCTTCCAAACAACGGATTATTGCTGAATGCGAAGATAGTCTCCGTCGCTTGCAAACCGATTATATTGATCTTTATCAATTACACTATCCTGAGGCAAATTTACCTGTAGAAACGGCCGCGGAAGCTTTTGCCCAATTGCTCCAGGAAGGAAAAATCCGCGCAATCGGCGTTAGTAATTTTTCGATTGAACAGATTGAAGCATGGCGTCAGGTTGCTCCGCTCCACAGCAGTCAAAATCGACTCAACGTTCTTCAATCCGAATGGCTACCTAGTTTTGAATATTGCGGTAATCAAGGAATCGGTACATTAACATGGGGAACATTGGCACAAGGTTTATTGACTGGAAAATTTGATGAATCATCCACTTTCCCTGAAGATGATCTGCGCCATATGTATCCGCTGTTTACAGGCGAATATTTCCCTCAGTATTTAAAGGCTGTTCATGACTTGAAGCAATTAGCTCATTCCAAAGGCAAAAATGTGGCTCAATTAGCGGTTCGATGGGTGCTCGATCAGCCGGGCGTATCTGTTGCTCTGTGGGGGGCAAGAGATGAATACCAATTGGATGATATATCCGGCGTGATGGATTGGAATTTATCGAAGGAAGACATGAATGAAATTGATCGTATCCTAAAAAAAGCCATTCATGATCCGTTTGTTGATCCCTCGTTAGCACCACCAACTAAAAAGGAACTTCAAGAGATGGGTTACTTAGAGTAA